The Cupriavidus necator N-1 DNA window CGTCATGGCCGTAATGGCGCAGCGCAGCCACCAGTCCGGCGCGATGGATGCCGGCGAAGCCATCACGCGCGCCCAGCAACTTGTTGCGGCTCGCCCATAGCGCGGTGAGGTTGGCGACCGTGCCGCCAGAACAGATCGCGCCGAGCGCGTGGTCGGCATCGTGCAGCCATCTCGCATAGAACGCGCTGTCCTGCGCAAATACCAGCTTGTGCAGCATGCCGACGACCTGGCGCTCGAGTCCTGTCAGCGCGCCCGACGTCTCGAGCTTCACAACGTTCTGGTTCAGCGCTGCCACCACCTTGGCCAGCGAGGGCATGAACGACGGCAGCGACGACGTCATGTGTCCGACGAAAGTAGGCGATGCCACGGGCATCACGTGCCGAAACACGTCGTTGAGCAGATGATCGGCGTGCGCTTGCGGCGATGTCGGAGTCTCGGGCAGCTCAACCGACGCGAACACCGCCTCGCGTGTGGCGCACGCGCCAACCGGATCAAAACGCTCGCCCGCAAAGAAATCCGCCGGATGCTCGGCGATCAATCGCTCGAGCGATTCGAATGCACCCAGATCCGCGTCGAACCAGCGCAAGGGGCAGTCGTCGCCCCCGTCCGTGCTTTGTGAGGTCTCTTCGCGAGAGATGTCCGGCTTCATTTTCATTACCCAGTTCAATCCAGTAGCGCCATGGTGCGCCGGGCATTATGCCGGATCGGACGGATGCGGATTGGCCGAGGGCCCCGACCGGCACCTTTGACGACGTCGCCGCCGCCCGATGACGGCCATCAATCGCCTTCTTTATTGGGCGCCCTGCGGAGCGGTCAGCACCAGCACCAAACACCAGGTCTGTGGAGATGATCGCATGCCTCAAAGGGGCGAGTATCCGTTGGTGGATGCCGAGCGCGCCTCGCTGTCACTCCGATTGCTCCAGCAACCGGGACAGTACGGCTAGCTGCGCCAAGCGCGCTCGAGCAACTGGCAGTGGCGCGCATAAAAGCCCCGCTCTTTATTACTTATGGAAATATGTGTCATTTCGGGGCTTTCTCCCGGCGCGCCCCGTTGCAGCGCCGCTTACAGGATCAGTCGATCCACCACACGGCGGCAGGCCGACAGCGTTGCCGCACTGTCTGCATAGTGCGCAAGTCCCGCAGTGAGGGGCAGGTCGTCCGCCACGACAATGCGGATGCCAGACGCAGCGGAGCGTTTGTTGCGTGTGCGGCCGGGCGGCGGCTTGCAGGGGAAATCACCGCAAGAATATGCTTAGCCTATCCAGCCAGTTGTGCAGTTCGGCTGCGCGGAAGGACTGGAACTTGCCGCAAAGTGCCAGAAGGAGATCCGATTGCGAGGTCTCAAGCAGGGTGGCGGCTTCCGACAACCTCAGCCCACTGACCTGAATGCGGTGGGTGATGTCTTTCACGATGTTTGCCTTCAGCGGGATCTCTTCGGCGTCGGCGAAGCCAAGCTGCGCATAGACATTGCTGGTTCCATACTCGAAGCAAAACATGTGATCTCCTTTCATTCACTAGACAACAACCCCTTTCTGCATGTGCGTGATGGTGGCTGAG harbors:
- a CDS encoding XRE family transcriptional regulator; the encoded protein is MFCFEYGTSNVYAQLGFADAEEIPLKANIVKDITHRIQVSGLRLSEAATLLETSQSDLLLALCGKFQSFRAAELHNWLDRLSIFLR